Proteins from a single region of Choloepus didactylus isolate mChoDid1 chromosome 10, mChoDid1.pri, whole genome shotgun sequence:
- the UCK1 gene encoding uridine-cytidine kinase 1 isoform X2, with product MASVGGGDCEGAVPEADRPHQRPFLIGVSGGTASGKSTVCEKIMELLGQNEVDHRQRKLVILSQDRFYKVLTAEQKAKALKGQYNFDHPDAFDNDLMHRTLKNIVEGKTVEVPTYDFVTHSRLLETTVVYPADVVLFEGILVFYNQEIRDMFHLRLFVDTDSDVRLSRRDKEVCGCDNPSRG from the exons ATGGCTTCCGTTGGAGGCGGCGACTGCGAGGGCGCCGTGCCAGAGGCGGACCGTCCTCACCAGCGGCCCTTCCTGATCGGCGTGAGTGGCGGCACCGCGAGCGGGAAG TCAACTGTGTGTGAGAAGATCATGGAGCTGCTGGGGCAGAATGAAGTTGATCACCGGCAGCGGAAGTTGGTCATTCTAAGCCAAGATAGGTTCTATAAGGTCCTGACGGCAGAGCAGAAGGCCAAGGCCTTGAAGGGACAGTACAATTTCGACCACCCAG ATGCTTTTGATAATGATTTGATGCACAGGACTCTGAAAAACATCGTGGAGGGCAAAACAGTTGAGGTTCCAACCTATGATTTTGTGACCCACTCAAG GTTACTAGAGACGACGGTGGTCTATCCTGCAGATGTGGTTCTGTTTGAGGGCATTTTGGTGTTCTACAACCAGGAGATCCGGGACATGTTTCACCTGCGTCTCTTTGTGGACACCGATTCTGACGTCAGGCTGTCACGAAGAG